The Toxorhynchites rutilus septentrionalis strain SRP chromosome 3, ASM2978413v1, whole genome shotgun sequence genome includes a region encoding these proteins:
- the LOC129776852 gene encoding eukaryotic translation elongation factor 1 epsilon-1 isoform X1, protein MGIVENVNNAANFMKVAPGKIGYNSEKIITRYISKTNESISGYSSILQSLARDSKNLVARESLKDIETELQVAQWIDYSVLFVSPAARDKHVAKVLLDELNEYLGTRSYLVNHTLTLADIVVFYSIQDTMVDQFHELNSYSPLFYIPPDLHSDRNHHFVRVIISYSLFRTFCPFNIERVTDRTKCKNNSNGIQNGILST, encoded by the exons ATGGGTATCGTCGAAAACGTAAACAATGCGGCTAACTTTATGAAAGTAGCACCTGGAAAAATTGGATACAATTCGGAAAAG atcaTAACACGATACATCTCGAAGACAAATGAAAGCATATCTGGATATTCATCAATTCTGCAGTCCTTAGCACGAGACAGTAAGAATCTTGTCGCACGGGAAAGCTTGAAAGATATAGAAACTGAACTTCAAGTCGCCCAATGGATAGATTATTCCGTTCTTTTCGTTTCACCGGCAGCTAGAGATAAACATGTTGCCAAAGTGTTATTAGAC GAACTCAACGAATATCTTGGGACACGTTCATATTTGGTCAACCACACCCTCACGCTTGCCGACATCGTTGTGTTCTATTCTATCCAAGACACGATGGTAGATCAATTTCATGAATTAAATTCTTATTCACCCCTATTCTACATTCCGCCGGATTTGCATTCCGATCGAAACCatcatttcgttcgagttataatttcgtattccctatttcgaacgttttgcccatttaatatTGAAAGAgtaacagatcgaacgaaatgcaaaaacaactcgaacggaatacagaatggaattttatcaa CTTAA
- the LOC129776852 gene encoding eukaryotic translation elongation factor 1 epsilon-1 isoform X2 translates to MGIVENVNNAANFMKVAPGKIGYNSEKIITRYISKTNESISGYSSILQSLARDSKNLVARESLKDIETELQVAQWIDYSVLFVSPAARDKHVAKVLLDELNEYLGTRSYLVNHTLTLADIVVFYSIQDTMLNLQSLEKENYLNVSRWFNHLQQQKAIRQSESLINFSTLHLLGWATGTHV, encoded by the exons ATGGGTATCGTCGAAAACGTAAACAATGCGGCTAACTTTATGAAAGTAGCACCTGGAAAAATTGGATACAATTCGGAAAAG atcaTAACACGATACATCTCGAAGACAAATGAAAGCATATCTGGATATTCATCAATTCTGCAGTCCTTAGCACGAGACAGTAAGAATCTTGTCGCACGGGAAAGCTTGAAAGATATAGAAACTGAACTTCAAGTCGCCCAATGGATAGATTATTCCGTTCTTTTCGTTTCACCGGCAGCTAGAGATAAACATGTTGCCAAAGTGTTATTAGAC GAACTCAACGAATATCTTGGGACACGTTCATATTTGGTCAACCACACCCTCACGCTTGCCGACATCGTTGTGTTCTATTCTATCCAAGACACGATG CTTAATTTACAGTCTCTAGAAAAGGAAAACTATCTGAACGTTTCTCGTTGGTTCAACCATCTGCAGCAACAGAAAGCAATTCGTCAAAGTGAGAGTTTGATCAACTTTTCGACATTACATCTACTGGGATGGGCAACCGGAACACACGTTTAA